A DNA window from Vigna angularis cultivar LongXiaoDou No.4 chromosome 1, ASM1680809v1, whole genome shotgun sequence contains the following coding sequences:
- the LOC108344756 gene encoding phosphoinositide phosphatase SAC3, with amino-acid sequence MASSENEPCHSPISNQTRPPPPFNVCIQKFRLYETRSNFYMIGRDKTRTYWRVLKIDRLDPSELNLREDSTTYTESECSDLLRRIHEGNKSTGGLKFVTTCYGIVGFIKFLGPYYMVLITKRRQIGAICGHTVYGVSKSEMIPLPYSSVGSNINDKNENRYKRLLCMVDLTKDFFFSYSYHIMHSLQRNMCDNETGHFLYETMFVWNEFLTRGIRNHLQNTIWTVALVYGFFKQDTLMISGREFILTLIARRSRHYAGTRYLRRGVNEKGRVANDVETEQMVFEDVPEGFPMQISSIIQNRGSIPLFWSQETSKLNIKPDIILSKRDQNYQATRLHFENLVKRYGNPIIILNLIKTHEKKPRESILRAEFANAIDIINKDLSEENRLRFLHWDLHKHFQSKATNVLQLLAKVAAYALTLTGFFYCQETPTLRLEESLNWPTTDNVKATYSPTRLVNDDNKDANNLERKPIEGNHDVIETHSTKPPKLQTGVLRTNCIDCLDRTNVAQYAYGLAALGHQLHAVGVIDHPKIDLDDPVADDLMGFYERMGDTLAHQYGGSAAHNKIFSERRGQWRAATQSQEFFRTLQRYYSNAYMDAMKQNAINVFLGHFQPQQGKPALWELDSDQLYDTARPGEDDSRSFFKRSFSDGNILNESSTPMSAPNASHVKFQSQYLSDRLEDGGKDLCESSPEISSAENDISFSRYTPTMPRRHLFGDMQRERCVESDHICYSDHGDSFSCSNFVDLDWLSSSANSCEEEPFERSSITNSPIAGVSSENVVNGIMVGEATASTSDWGASSLKGRGRTESELPYGNSQSNTGEEFPDTFVQWVTYGQTLCH; translated from the exons ATGGCATCGTCAGAGAATGAACCTTGTCACTCTCCTATCTCTAATCAAACCCGTCCTCCTCCTCCTTTCAATGTCTGTATACAGAAATTTAGGCTATATGAGACTCGATCG AACTTTTACATGATAGGAAGGGACAAGACCAGGACATATTGGAGAGTACTAAAGATTGACCGTCTAGATCCTTCTGAACTAAACTTGCGTGAAGATTCCACCACATATACAGAAAGTGAATGTTCCGATCTTTTGAGACGGATACATGAGGGTAACAAGTCAACAGGTGGACTTAAATTTGTTACAACTTGTTATGGAATTGTAG GGTTCATAAAATTTTTGGGACCTTACTACATGGTGCTTATCACAAAAAGAAGGCAAATTGGTGCAATCTGTGGTCATACAGTGTATGGTGTCTCTAAGAGTGAGATGATTCCATTGCCATATTCTTCAGTTGGGTCTAACAtcaatgataaaaatgaaaacag GTACAAGAGGCTCTTATGCATGGTCGACCTTACAAAGGACTTCTTTTTCAGTTACTCATATCACATCATGCATAGTCTTCAGAGGAACATGTGTGATAATGAGACAGGCCATTTTCTTTATGAGACCATGTTTGTTTGGAATGAGTTCTTAACAAGGGGGATTAGAAATCACCTccaaaatactatttggacagTTGCACTAGTTTATGGCTTTTTTAAACAG GATACACTCATGATATCCGGACGGGAGTTTATACTTACACTCATTGCAAGACGATCACGTCATTATGCTGGCACTAG GTATTTGAGGCGAGGTGTTAATGAGAAAGGCAGAGTAGCAAATGATGTTGAGACAGAACAAATGGTTTTTGAGGATGTTCCAGAAGGCTTTCCCATGCAAATAAGCTCTATCATCCAGAACCGTGGTTCAATCCCCCTTTTCTGGTCACAGGAAACttcaaaactaaatattaaaccAGATATTATAT TGTCAAAGAGGGATCAGAATTATCAAGCCACTAGACTTCACTTTGAAAACCTCGTCAAAAGATATGGGAATCccattattattttgaatttgattaag ACCCATGAGAAGAAGCCTCGTGAGTCCATACTTCGGGCAGAGTTTGCTAATGCAATAGATATTATTAATAAGGATTTATCTGAGGAGAACAGGCTTAGGTTTCTTCATTGGGATCTGCACAAACATTTTCAGag CAAAGCTACAAATGTCTTGCAGCTTCTGGCCAAAGTGGCTGCATATGCATTGACATTAACAGGTTTTTTCTATTGCCAAGAAACACCGACATTGAGACTAGAAGAATCTCTAAATTGGCCAACTACAGA CAATGTTAAGGCAACCTATTCACCTACTAGACTTGTCAATGATGATAACAAGGATGCTAACAATTTAGAAAGGAAACCAATTGAAGGAAACCATGATGTCATTGAAACTCATTCTACCAAACCTCCCAAGTTGCAGACGGGAGTTCTCAGGACCAACTGCATTGACTGTTTGGATCGCACAAATGTTGCACAATATGCATATGGGTTGGCTGCTCTTGGACACCAGCTCCATGCTGTGGGAGTTATTGACCACCCAAAAATTGATCTCGATGATCCTGTAGCTGATGATTTAATGGGTTTTTATGAGCGGATGGGTGATACTCTTGCTCATCAGTATGGTGGTTCAGCAGCGCACAATAAG ATTTTCTCTGAGAGGAGGGGTCAGTGGAGAGCTGCAACACAGTCTCAAGAGTTTTTTAGGACTCTTCAACGCTATTACAGCAATGCATACATGGATGCTATGAAACAGAATGCAATTAATGT ATTTCTGGGGCATTTTCAACCACAACAGGGTAAGCCTGCTCTATGGGAGTTGGATTCAGATCAACTCTATGATACAGCAAGACCTGGAGAGGATGATTCAAG GTCATTTTTTAAAAGATCCTTCTCAGATGGGAACATTCTTAATGAAAGTTCCACACCAATGTCAGCCCCAAATGCCAGCCACGTAAAATTCCAAAGCCAATACTTGTCAGATCGATTAGAAGATGGAGGCAAGGATCTTTGTGAATCATCACCCGAAATATCTTCTGCTGAGAATGACATCTCGTTTTCAAG GTACACTCCCACAATGCCTCGGAGACATCTCTTTGGAGATATGCAAAGAGAGCGTTGCGTTGAAAGTGATCATATTTGCTATTCTGATCACGGAGATTCCTTCAGCTGCTCCAACTTTGTTGATCTGGATTGGCTGTCTTCTTCAGCAAATTCATGTGAAGAAGAGCCATTTGAGAG ATCATCAATCACTAACTCTCCAATTGCCGGAGTTTCTTCCGAAAATGTTGTCAATGGAATAATGGTAGGAGAAGCAACTGCCTCCACAAGTGATTGGGGGGCCTCCAGCCTAAAG GGAAGAGGGCGAACTGAATCTGAGTTACCGTATGGTAATTCACAATCCAACACAGGAGAGGAATTTCCAGATACTTTTGTACAATGGGTGACTTATGGACAAACACTTTGCCATTGA